Within the Periplaneta americana isolate PAMFEO1 chromosome 6, P.americana_PAMFEO1_priV1, whole genome shotgun sequence genome, the region tcgatatgtcGCCTGCAGTGTAACGCATGTGTTATACGAACTATGTGGTTAGGTAGGAAAGGCAAGCCAATACCTGAAATAGACTTTCACGTACGTGCCATAAAAGTTTTATTGAGGAATTCGTCATCCTTGCCGTCCTCTTCATTATCATCGCCATAGATAAGACTTGTTCAGTTCGTgagcgaacttttttttttattattatttcgaaataAGTAGAATTCATAATATCTATGTATGATATATGAAAAGTTATTTCAGAATATAACaggatttaaaatttttttttttcaataatgtgTTACAATCACAGGAgatgaaatttatttcatatagTAATTGCTGTGTGAGAATGCGATTTTCAGTAAATTGATTTTCGTTGTATATGAGACTCATTATTTGCTGAATattcattgttttcattttgcATAGATTAGTAACCTATGTTTAAACTGGTGGtaataatgaatatataaagaactTTACATGAATACGTTTAATAAAGAACACATGTAAATAGCTTCTTGTTTTAAATGACTGTTTATCGGATATGTGCTGCAAAGTCCTGTGTAATAACTGTGCTAAGTACTGTCTTGTTAGCCTTGGTTTATCGGGACATGGCGAAAGAGGTGAGCAATGATTATGGGTGTAAAATATCTTGCAAACAAGATGCCAATACATATTTTGCATACTGCATTATTTCTGGGAGTTGGTAATAGTCATTGTTAAGACTGATACAGATATAGTAGAATTATCGGGATTAGTGTGTTGTTCGTAGCTATAACTGTAAAGTAATATCAACTCATATTTTTATCtttcaatcacattttcaacTTTGCATATTGATAAGGCCACTAAGATTGTGAAAGCATTTCAACAATAATTTGATATGTTGTTAGCGACAAGGTGCTTCGAAAATGTCACATCTTTGTGTGTTTTAAATTGTCATGTTCAAAGACCATATACACTTATACTGTGAATGTTTTTTCCCCAGTGGTGTAGTGGTTATCATGCTGGCTGTTTGATCCGAGGTGCTCTCAACCGGTGATGATGTTAAAAAGTAGCAAAATCTTTAGTGTGGCTTTCTCTAGGAGGTCTCAAGTCATAGATTTATGGCTCGTGAAACAACCCTACTTTTGATAGCTTCAGACAAAATTTGTCAAGTCATTTCTCGCccatttttaatttcgaaataaaGTTAACTTCTATAGTTGAAAgtgtagttaaataaaatattacttaatcatgatgtgatttatatttcagaagaaaatatacagtatataaagatttctttttatatataagttaattcattcataatgttctgcccaagggcaggtctttcactgcaaactcagcattctccagtctttcctgttttctgtctttctcttagtctctgcatatgatccctatatcttaatgtcgtctatcatctgatatcttgttctGCCCAGAAttattttcccgttcaccattccttccagtacatccttcagcagacagtttcttctcagccagtgacccaattcaattccttttcctcttcctgatcagtttcagcatcattctttcttcacccactctttccaacactatagtttcatattctgtctgtccatttcacatgctccatccttcgccatatccacatttcaaatgcttctattcacttcgtcgtaatgtgcagatttctgccccatacaatgctacactccatacaaagcacttcactagtctctgctttagttatttttccagaggtccgcagaagatgctcgtttttctattaaaagcttcctttgccattgctattctccttttgacttcttggcagcagctcatgttactgcttatagtacaccccaagtacttgaagctgtccacttgctctactgtctgatttagaattcgcaagtttacgttCTTTACTTTTTTCCCTATTaatatggtcttcgtcttgttgccatttatattcattccatactgctcacagctgtcatttagctccagtagcatatcccttagtatcgtctcttctgctaacaccaccatatcagcagcaaatcttatgcactttattcttcttcctcctactatcactcctctcatgttctgaaaacagttcttcactaaatccttcaagtagatgttgaacagtgtaggtgataaagggcattcttgacgtactcctctccctatttcttctcctatcctgactttgaccgtttcatataaaggttactgaacagccttctctcttttcaatccacgccaattttctgtaggatccccatcagtttaatTGCCATAAGATATCACGACATTAAAACTTttgttaaatgtattttaacaggTAGAGAAGGAGCTGCGCGACATCTGCTCTGACATCTTGGGTGTATTGGACAAACATCTCATTCCTTGCGCCTCCACTGGCGAATCTAAAGTATTTTACTACAAAATGTAAGGTTTCTCCCAGTTGTatcacacttaaaaaaataagttatttcattttatcttaaaatttagtaattataGTCATgttgctgttatttccggtgtgactcctcccctttgcttacttcttaggaagtgaaggctctataaagtctaggtaggtagtatcgttcgccattttttgttctttcgttcccgagctatcagatgaggaatctatttgcttcagcgttaaacattatcatgttgtagctcctatgataataaatcaaacgcactgtaattgagcaaataattgagcggcaatttctgcaaatgccaacgaaagagccaaaatggcgggcgattatattaagtatttatcgagccacaGGAAATTCaatagcgaatcacaagacgcacacttttaaatgtagccgacctgcaacatgattggctgccggaaataagagcgacgggactatagtgcaTAAAGTTTTATACATTTCTGTTGGTTCTGTCGATGTAGTAAAGTTAGTACAATCTTGAGAACATTTTCTTACATGCAGAATGCATTGTCATACACTTagtttgttgtaattatattttaatggttATGTATTCTCATACGATGTTATAGGAAGGGTGATTACCACCGATACCTAGCAGAGTTTGCCACTGGAAATGACAGGAAAGAAGCCGCTGAGAACTCTCTGGTTGCGTACAAAGCCGCAAGTGACATTGCCATGACAGAACTTCCACCAACGCATCCTATTAGGTAAGGCTTATTGAGGTAACTTCATTTACTTTTCTTAACGCACGCACTTTTTTCAACCAGTGCAAGAACTctaaatgtttatattatttaactatatcATTTGTTGCTACACAAGCTTCAGTTGTCTTAAGGTAAATAAAAATCAGTAAACCATTGGTTGTTAAGATAGCATAATAAAACGTGTTTGGTGAATACCTCATGATTTGAAAAGTGTTTcacttttatatttgtatttttaggTTGGGTCTGGCGCTTAACTTCTCAGTGTTCTACTATGAGATTCTAAACTCACCAGATCGAGCATGCCGACTGGCTAAAGCAGCATTTGATGACGCAATTGCGGAACTGGACACCTTAAGTGAGGAGAGCTACAAGGACTCTACGCTTATCATGCAGCTCCTCCGAGACAACCTCACACTTTGGACCTCTGATATGCAGGGCGATGGTACGATTCAAGACCAGTCTGCAGAAGCTGCCAATGCCGTtgccatctaacctaacctaaccttaccttaccttacctaATCGTTCCTTCAATGCTGTATGTTTTACCTTTGTTCCtttaataaaatttccgtgttgaCATTCTGACACCTTATTCCTAATTTTTTGCGAAATAGTTTGACAGCTGGCAAAGAAGTATGGGCTGGTGCTACTGCTAATTATAAACTATCCCATTACATAAGCAAACTGCAGTTATCAAGTTTGAGGGATGTAATTTTtctacttcatttcatttttttaatggtTCTTTGCATAGCTGTCATACTCATTTCGTCTGGTTTGCTATAATGAAACGTGTACTTTGCATACAAGATATTCCTGAAGCTTCTATGCGTGTTACACTGCAATATTTCAtgcgtatttttttttctttcgtttaattTTCAGGTGAGACAGAGCCAAAGGGACAACTGGAGGACGTTGAAGACCATGATGTGTCGTAACTCTCTGCCGTGTAACAATCGTAACAACGTAACGTCGTAACAACACCCACGTAACGTCGTCGTAAACAACAAACAAGCAACAACGTAAACTTGAAAAAGAAAACATCTTCATCTTGTTTTTTTTATGTGGCCGAAAACCGTTCGCATGAAATCTACCACAAACCGACGGACGGATGATGGCTTAGTGAACTTGGACACAATTcacaacataataatattaaaatgaataaaatactaCAAATGTTCCGTGGGGGGAGGTTTCCGTAATACGACTGCTTGCTCGATCGTTTGGGGCATGAGGGGAGGGGGGGTTCAAAAACAACACTGctattattaatttcactataaCTTTTTATTAAAATGACATACACCGATTAAATTGTCAGTTATTTTCTATGTCCACATGCCAGCGTAAAATTTTTTAACGAGAAGTTGGGAGTTGGCTACATAATCTCACTGTCGCAGCAGTATTAACAAATCATATAGCTTATCTTCGAGTGTGCGTGGGGTAAtggaaagtgaaacattttccaCTTAATAGTAAAGACATTTCTCTCTGAGGTTGACACCTTCTCAGATAAGTAGATCATTGTATTATATGTTTTGGCACCACTGCAGTTTTTTACGTAATTCCTAGCAATCATTCCAGCAAATGAGCAAGTtgttaaacaatttatttttttctctcagaaatgtattattgtgagtattatatgctaATAATGGCCTCCCTTCACCATTTTAAACGTCCCCAATTGTTCTTAGAGAATTACTGTGGGTTGAGTGTAATAATTTATTGGTACTTAACAGAACCAACACACCCTCTAGTTGACAAGATATTTCCTTGGGGGTTTCTGTAGTAGTTTGGTAGAGAATGCctccccctctccctccctcACCCCCCAACCTTCAGCTCGGCTCTGGAGTTGATACCTCAGCTTAATTTTTGTGTTGCCTGACTCTTTGAAGTTGTGTTGTTAAGTCGTGCTATGCAAATTTCTTACTTGATAGCAATACCAAAAGCAGAAAAACAAAGTTCTTGACAAAAGAAATAACGTATCCTGTTGGTGCACGATATTTTTTTTCTAGGCTGAAGGAAACTAAAAGATCAAGCTAAAACTGATAATTCAAGCTAAACTGATAATTTCTTGTGCTGTAGAGTTTtctgtgtgtgatattttggttCTTGTCCTGAGAGAAGAATTGTGGCAGCCATGTCTTTCCTTATGTTATGACTTAGATCTCATTGTTGTCCATGGATTTTTAACCACTTTCTTTTGTAAGCAGAGAACTTTTCATAATTTGCTGTTTTGTTACAATACATTATTTGAAGATATGTGCATTTGCTGTTGAATAAAATATGATACAAAGAGCCAACTATATTTCATTGGTTTAAAATCCATGGAATGTTCAGACACCAGTAGCTGGGGCTTTTGAGTGGAACCATCATCAGAAGTGTGAAGTTTGTGTCTAGTTTCAAGTCTGGCCCCTGACATCACTACTCCCATCAGCCACTCTTTTCTCTCTGGGCAGAGTTTTCTAGGATGAGTTGTGAACTCAAAATCATGTTGTGAAGACATCTTCATACTCCATTGATTCTAGACTTTCCTACATGACTGACCACTATTGTATGTGGcacaatttgttatatatatatatattttccgaTGAAATTTGGCTTACAATTTGAAATTACTGGGTCTCCCAATTACAGTAATGaaagtgtaattttaattctgttgCTATACATAAAAGATGCAAGTGtacattattttggaactttgttGGACATATTTTCAGTGTTTTCCTTTTTTTAGGTGTCATCAAAATGAGCGTGGTTATTGTGTAAATCTGAACAGACATAGCAAGAGACTGCATTTATGTAATGGttattatatttgaagaaaaaaagatgAAAAATCCCCCGATCCTTGGCTTTGAATTGAACACTTCACCACAATCCATGTTTTCTGGCCTGCTTCGACATTCAATGTGCTACCAAACACTAACCAGttaaatatttctgaatattGTGGAGGCGTGTACTATTGTAGACACAAGACAACAAAAAAAAGTCGACCTTTATGTAAGCTTTAAGAGTTTCTTATTCATTATCCATCCTTGTATGTGTGAATCCCTGAATGTGCGAGAGTTTGAGCAGTTGAACATTAGAGCATTTGAATTCCTTCCTTGCCAGAGTTTGGTTGGACAGCTGAAGTTCGGGTGATAGAATTATTTGAACAAGTTTAAGGACAAATGAGATGTGCAGTCGTTTAATAACATCtgaataatgaacaaaatgtTGGTCTGGACCGAAGCaattgaattaggcctacatatttgggAACTACTATAAAACACGCAATCATGTGTTCAGAAGATCTAAAGAATTGGAGCTTGATAAAACTTGGGTGGGGTGGGGTCGGGGTCATATTAATGGTTATGGAAGAGCTGTAGACTCCAACATTTAACGGCTTTggccagattttttttttcttcttcacccTCGTTTATTGTGGGTGTAATGAACcaacatttacaaaaaaaaaatcctgtttttatatatgtatatatatatatatatatggtattcagatatgaaatatttatgtgCAAGTACCACGAGAACGTAAATATAAAAGCCCATTTGGCCAAAACTGGCAGCAACATCAGCTAAATGGTAATGGGAAGGTAATGTATAGAGTAAGTATTCAAATATGTGGAAAGATTAATGAATTACTgggtttttttaatttattttatatatacttatttattttttttgaggtGCTTTATATCCAAGCAAATGTCAAATTCGaactttttgggggggggggggaaattactGTAGATGGGGCAACCTGAACCTTTAAAGAGAAAACGTATACAAGTTTTGTGGGGTGTATTTATAGAAATTTGTAGGGGATTTACAATTACACCTCCCtccgcaatttttttttttatataaggtCGCGTCACTGCTGTTCCGTATGTGAAAAGTATAATTCCGCAGTAGATGGTAGATATTTATGCCGGTGTGACCACcattaatatataaaacaatGTCCATTTCTGTTAGAGATTACATTGACGTATGCATTGAAGGGGGGGAAATATGGAATTCGCTTGGAAGGTTATGTACGCTCTGACATTTTCTGCGAAGCATAGCGGTGTGACGTCATGTGGCGGATGAATACTATTCGCACGGCGATAACGGGGTTTTGCACATTACGGATGTGATtacttcatatttaaattataagtaCCCATTTAGTTGaaagattattttatattgaataaTGTGTGCTCCAAATTGGATTTGTATATAGTATGACCagtaaattttgaattatttttgtaCTATATCTCACGTGACCATGTTTACCAAGATGGCAGATTGTTGCTCTCAGGTGTAGGAGCTATTTGCAAAATAATGTTGATGTACGTAATGTCTATTAGAAAGATGACAACAAATTGATGGCGATTTCAAATCGGAGATTTCAAGAATTCAGTGGTTGTCGCCAAAACTCCTCTATGGGGGAAGACTTCTCTCCGAGGTGAGTTTTTATACCATTATAGTTGAACCATGAAAACTTTCTCACGATTAAAATGAGAACAAAGATATGACACGCCTGTGTAATTatagtttcactgtatttatagaTATGAAATTATTATATGATTTTAAAGACGGCAAGTCGTTGCTGTGATACCTATAAGTGATTCAGAGGTGAAGAAATTGGTTGCAAATATATTAAGACAGATTGTGCCAGTGCATTCATTATCAATCTTCTCGTGGTATGTATGGCTATTTGAATGTGACAGCTGTTCATTGTTTGTGTTAACTCTTCGTGATTACAGGTGCTAGCGACGCCAGGGGCCGGCCTTACGATGGCCACACCAGTGGATTATCAGTGGTAAGTatgtatatagaaaaattaggCACATAATTGGTATATAGAAACCAAATATATGAAATTCTTTTGTATTAAAACACAGAGGCGAGACAGTATTTAAATTTAGACCATAAGTTTACCAAATTTAAGTTTATGTTCTGTGaaatttaatgatttaaaaatctgGTGTACTGTCTAAGATCTATTAGCGTGTTATTATTTTGACTACTATCATCATTAGTGTGAGTACAGGTTAATATTGCATAGGTGAATGAAAGTTGAAAGGGAACATGTTTGGATGTAtgatttgtcttatttttttgcTAGGGCT harbors:
- the 14-3-3epsilon gene encoding 14-3-3 protein epsilon, with protein sequence MSEREDNVYKAKLAEQAERYDEMVEAMKKVASLDVELTVEERNLLSVAYKNVIGARRASWRIISSIEQKEENKGAEEKLEMIRTYRSQVEKELRDICSDILGVLDKHLIPCASTGESKVFYYKMKGDYHRYLAEFATGNDRKEAAENSLVAYKAASDIAMTELPPTHPIRLGLALNFSVFYYEILNSPDRACRLAKAAFDDAIAELDTLSEESYKDSTLIMQLLRDNLTLWTSDMQGDGETEPKGQLEDVEDHDVS